A region of Coccinella septempunctata chromosome 5, icCocSept1.1, whole genome shotgun sequence DNA encodes the following proteins:
- the LOC123313203 gene encoding uncharacterized protein LOC123313203 yields MTTTAFMEDFEKTEVNKLDVLEFAQIMRSNYTNSSLSFVLFVGVINYHSQHSLNQRIGTAKNLIYRAFTLSDPIFHQEIHNKITSILRLNNYPASLIRRLINQHLQSRPKSTISTNDNEESSKIYCSFPYLRGLTERINTITKKHNCILACYNKNTLNNFYTKLKDPLPIEKQSNVIYKIPCSGCNSSYIGQTKQLLSNRIKQHIYSCNTHSSKDDDNKTALVEHHINTGHIFNFKDVTIEDSETNYRKRTISEMIHIKANDTINKRTDTQNLSRIYNILINKYKNKR; encoded by the exons ATGACAACAACTGCTTTTATGGAAGACTTTGAAAAGACAGAGGTCAACAAATTAGATGTTCTGGAGTTTGCGCAGATCATGAGATCAAATTACACAA ATTCTTCATTATCATTCGTACTATTCGTGGGGGTCATTAATTACCATTCTCAACATTCTCTCAACCAAAGGATAGGAACAGctaaaaatttaatatatagGGCTTTCACACTAAGTGACCCTATATTCCACCAAGAAATTCACAACAAGATCACTTCTATATTGAGGCTTAATAACTATCCTGCTAGTTTAATTAGAAGGTTGATCAACCAACACCTGCAATCTCGCCCCAAGTCCACGATTAGTACGAATGATAATGAAGAATCTAGTAAAATTTATTGCAGTTTTCCATACTTAAGAGGTCTCACGGAAAGAATTAATACCATAACAAAGAAACATAATTGCATCTTAGCCTGCTATAACAAAAACACTCTGAACAACTTCTATACTAAACTTAAAGATCCACTCCCTATAGAAAAACAATCCAACGTTATATATAAGATACCATGTTCAGGTTGCAATAGTTCATATATAGGTCAAACCAAACAGCTTCTCTCTAATAGAATTAAACAGCATATATACAGTTGCAACACACATTCGTCGAAAGATGACGACAATAAGACGGCTTTAGTCGAACATCACATCAATACCGGTcatatattcaatttcaaagaTGTCACTATCGAAGATTCTGAAACTAATTACAGAAAACGTACTATcagtgaaatgatacatataaaaGCCAATGATACTATTAATAAAAGAACTGATACCCAAAATTTGAGTAGAATTTACAACATCCTTATAAACAAATATAAGAACAAAAGGTAA